The nucleotide sequence CTGCCTTATACAACTATGTGTTATCAACAAATCAAAAGGCTAAAACTGCCAATGATGAATCCTTAGATAAGCAGCTTATTTACACTCCTGTGCATAAAACAACAGAAAGTTTGCAGATTATTTATAAGAATACTTCTTGTTCTGCTTTGTATCAGTTTTCCGGCATTAGTTATACAACTGCTAATAATACAGATTGGTTAGATGGATTTTCAACTACCGACATAGTTTTATCACATTTGTTCACAGCCAAAAAAATTAGCACATCGTTTTTTTTGCGGGCAAATAATGTTTTTGATCAACAATATCAAATTGTTGCTTGGCGACCAATGCCAGGCAGAAACTATCAAGTAGGACTTACTATTAATCTAAATAATAAATAAAAATGAAGATAAAAATGAAAAAAAAATTACTGGTGATTGTTGCTTTAGGACTGTTTAATGTACTGCAACTCAATGCGCAAACAATTTCTACATTCGAGAATCTTAGTCTTGCAACCGATACTTTTTGGGATGGATCTAATCAAAGCGGAGGGTTTGCATCCGGAAATGCCTATTTCCCTAATTTTTGGGATACCGCTTGGGGGGGCTACTGGTCAACCGGATGGGCACTCTCAACAAAATATGATACTACAACAGCACCGTCTGATTTTTATACGCAATTGTATTCTTGCAAAGAGGACAGTGCGTATATCTCTAAAACTTTTGCCATCGGAACTATCGATGCAAAAGTAAAATTGACAGGTAATGCAATAGGTAAAGTTGTGGATGGTTTTTATATTACTAACTCTACATATGCTTTCAATAGCATGAAATTAGGCGATTTTCTTGGAAAAAAATTTGGAGGTGTTTCCGGGAATGACCCCGATTGGTTTAAGTTGGTTGTTTATAAATATTACCAAGGAAGCTTGTCAACCAATGATAGTGTGGAGTTCTATTTAGCGGATTTTCGTTTTTCAACTAATAGTCAAGATTATATTGTAGATAGTTGGACATGGGTAGATTTAAAGAGCTTAGGGAATTGTGATAGTTTGTCCTTTGTACTTTCATCATCCGATAATAATATTGTTGGAATGAATACTCCGGGATATTTTTGTATAGATAATTTTACCACTACTGATAGTCCTTTATCTTATTCTAAAGTAGAGCAACCTGTTTTTGCTTTGTATCCTAATCCAACCAATGGATTGTTTACAGTGAAAGGTAAGTTGAAAATCGATCAAATTTTTGTGCGAACTGTTTTTGGTAAAATTATTTTTAGCGATTCTACTGTTTCCTCCGAAACCATCGATTTAACAGCTTTTGATGCAGGAGTGTATTTGGTAGAAATAATTTCAGAGGGTAAAAGTACAATACAAAAAATGTATAAATTCTAAGCCGATGTGTAAATTTAAATTTGTAGCTGTTGTGTTTTGTAGTGTTGTTGCTTCTTGCGCTGCGCAGTATGCTCCCGCGGTTGGAATACCGGGAACTACAGCAATGCATAAGGATAGCTCCCTGTTTGTTGGCTGGGCAACAAATTGCACAATTCAGCCTGGATTTCAAGATATATCGTCAGTGTCGCTTGGATATGCAGCTGCGGGTGATAGCTCTTTTGCGGTAGGTGTTGCGGGAGCAAATGCAACGGTTAGTCTTGGAGATGGAGGCGCTGCTACGGTTACATTTATGCAGCCAATTTTTAATGGACAAGGATTTGATTTTGCAGTATTTGAAAACTCGTTTAGTGATTCTTTTTTAGAGTTGGCGTTTGTAGAGGTGAGTTCTGATGGTACTAATTATTTTAGATTTCCTTCGCATTCGCTCACTGATACTACAACGCAGGTTGGTACATTTGGAACACTGGACCCTACTAAAATTAATAACCTAGCCGGAAAATATCGTGCGATGTATGGAACACCCTTTGATTTGGAAGAACTGCCTGACACTAACTTGCTCGATAAAAATTCGATCACACATGTTCGTATTGTTGATGTGGTTGGCAGTGTCAATGCAATGTATGCATCCTATGATAGTTATGGAAATAAAGTAAATGATCCTTGGCCAACGCCCTTCCCTTCCGGAGGATTTGATTTAGATGCGGTTGGAGTTATACACCAGAAAGGAACAGGTTTGTTTGATAGTAATGCAAATGAGGTTATAGTTATTGAAATTCGTAATTCTCAAATCGCAATTAATCTGAAAGATGAGAATAGTTATGTGCAGGTTGTACTTACCGATGTATTGGCAAGAGAAATTTATTCGTTTGTATTCTATGATACTTCGTTTATTGAAATTCCTTTGAGTACGCTTGTTAGCGGTATTAATTGCATTACTGTTATTTCTGACAAAGATATTGTTACAAAAAAAATTAATTTAAATTGAAGACAGTTCTAATTTTTTTATTTCTACTCATTTTCACGTCTTGTAGGAAAGAGATAGAGCCTATTCAACTAGACTCAACTCCCATTAAGCAAGGCGATGGAGTATTTATTTGTAACGAGGGGAATTTTCAGTTTGGAAATTCTAAGGTGGGACATTATAATTACAGTACTGGTGTGTATCAGCAAGATTTATATAGAGTTGTGAATGGTGTTCCACTTGGCGATGTTTGCCAAAGCATGGT is from Bacteroidota bacterium and encodes:
- a CDS encoding T9SS C-terminal target domain-containing protein; amino-acid sequence: MCKFKFVAVVFCSVVASCAAQYAPAVGIPGTTAMHKDSSLFVGWATNCTIQPGFQDISSVSLGYAAAGDSSFAVGVAGANATVSLGDGGAATVTFMQPIFNGQGFDFAVFENSFSDSFLELAFVEVSSDGTNYFRFPSHSLTDTTTQVGTFGTLDPTKINNLAGKYRAMYGTPFDLEELPDTNLLDKNSITHVRIVDVVGSVNAMYASYDSYGNKVNDPWPTPFPSGGFDLDAVGVIHQKGTGLFDSNANEVIVIEIRNSQIAINLKDENSYVQVVLTDVLAREIYSFVFYDTSFIEIPLSTLVSGINCITVISDKDIVTKKINLN
- a CDS encoding DUF4465 domain-containing protein; translation: MKKKLLVIVALGLFNVLQLNAQTISTFENLSLATDTFWDGSNQSGGFASGNAYFPNFWDTAWGGYWSTGWALSTKYDTTTAPSDFYTQLYSCKEDSAYISKTFAIGTIDAKVKLTGNAIGKVVDGFYITNSTYAFNSMKLGDFLGKKFGGVSGNDPDWFKLVVYKYYQGSLSTNDSVEFYLADFRFSTNSQDYIVDSWTWVDLKSLGNCDSLSFVLSSSDNNIVGMNTPGYFCIDNFTTTDSPLSYSKVEQPVFALYPNPTNGLFTVKGKLKIDQIFVRTVFGKIIFSDSTVSSETIDLTAFDAGVYLVEIISEGKSTIQKMYKF